The Bradyrhizobium oligotrophicum S58 genome contains the following window.
GGGATCGGCCCCTTGGTCACGCCGGAGACGGTCTTGCGCCACGCGGTGTAGCCGAGGAAGAACCCGGTGGGTGCGAACACCACGTCGTCGATCGCGGCCTTGTTGATGCGCGCGGCAACCGCCTTCTCCTCGTCGAGCGACTTGGCGGCGAACCAGTTGGTGATCTCCGTCTCCACCGGCTCGCTGGTCGGCCAGCCGAACCAGGCCTTGTCGCCATTGGCGCGCAGCGCGGTGTAGGCGGCCGGGTTGATGCAGTCGGCCCCCGCATGCCAGGTGTGGAACATGTGCCAGCCGCCTTGCGCGGGCGGTGTCTTCTGGGCGCGGCGGGCGCCGACGGTGCCCCAGTCGGTGGCGACGAAGTCAACATTCATGCCGAGCTTCTTCAGGAGATCCGCGGTGACGTCGCCGAACGCCTTGGTGATCGGCTGGTCCTGCGCGACGACGCAGGTGATCGGCTCGCCCTTGTAGCCGGCCTCCTCGAGCAGCTTCTTGGCGCCGGCGAAATCGCGCTTGCCCTTGAGGATGTCACCGCCGGCCTCGGTGTAGAGCGGCGTGTCCGGCGTGAAGAAACCGGGCAGCGGCTTCCACAGCGCGTTGTCGTCGCCGACCAGCGCGCGCATGTAGTCTTCCTGGCTCAGCGCCATCAGGATCGCCTGGCGCGCCTTCACGTTGTTGAACGGCGCGTGCAGATGATTCATGCGGAACGAGCCGACATTGCCGAGGGGATCGCCGATGTCGACGCCGATGTTCTTGTTGCTCTTCAGAACGGGCACCAGATCGGTGATCGGGTTCTCCCACCAGTCGACCTCGCCGTTCTGCAGCGCGGCGGCGGCCGTCGCCGGATCCGGCATGATCACCCACTCGACGCGATCGACCAGCACCTTCTTGCCGCCGGCAAGCCACACCGGCTTTTCCTCGCGCGGCACGTAATCGGTGAACTTCTCGAACACGGCTTTCGCGCCGGGCACCCACTCGCCCTTGGCGAATTTGAACGGGCCGGAGCCGACATATTCGGTCATCTGCTTGAACGGATCGGTCTGCGCGATGCGCTCGGGCATGATGAAGGCGCACGGCGCGTTGCCCTTGCCGAGCGCGAACAGCATCTTCGGGTAAGGCTGCTTCAGCACCCATTTGAAGGTCTTGTCGTCGACCGCGGTGAGTTCGTTCTGGATGGCCTTGAGCATCAGGCCCATCGGGTCGCGCGCCGACCAGCGCGTGAGGCTGGCGACGACGTCCTTGGCGAGCACCGGCGTGCCGTCGTGAAATTTCAGGCCGGGGCGCAGCTTGAAGGTCCAGGTCAGGCCATCGGACGAGACCTCCTCGGACTCCACCATCTGGCGCTGCGGCACGAACTGGTCGTCGATGCCGTACAGCGTGTCCCACACCATCGCGGCCGCGTTGCGCACGACATATTGCGTGCCCCAGATCGGATCGAAATTGGCGAGATTGGCCTGCGGGACAAAACGCAGCGTGCGTGCGGCCGCACCTTGCGCAATCGCCGGCGCCGCAAACCCCGTCAGAGCCAGGCCACCCGCGCCCGCCAATCCCTTCAATACCGTTCTGCGATCCATGTTCTCTCCTTATGCAACGTGCCTGAGTTCAATTGCCGAAATTGTAAGCAAACGCCATGCCATGCGCGTGGAGTGCATTCATTTGAACGCAAATGAGGCATCGGGCGCAAGAGCCCTGCTCTCTCCTCTCGTCATTCCGGGGCGCGCGTAGCGCGAGCCCGGAATCCATAGCCACAGACCGCTGTGTGGGGCATGGAGGTGATGACATCTCGTCTCACGACATCGGCCTGTGGTTATGGATTCCGGGCTCATCGCTGCGCGATGCCCCGGAATGACGGAGGATAGAGAGGCGCCACGCATCACTCTTTCTGCACCGGCGAACCATCCGCCATCAGCGCCGTGCCCTTGCGCTCGACGATCATGCCGTAGGCCTGCGGCTGGCGATGGACGTCGAAATTGAAGATCGTCTGCTTGTAGGAGTTGCACAGATCGAGGTCACAGCGCGCCAGCGCGATCTCGTCGCCCTTGGTGGCGCAGGCGGCCACGATCTCGCCCGAGGGGGCGATGATGCAGCTGCCGGCGATGTGGTCGATGCCCTCCTCGATGCCGCCCTTGGCGACGCCGATCACCCAGGTGCCGTTCTGATAGGCACCGGACTGCATCACGAGGCGGTTGTGGAACAGCGAGAGGTCGTCATGCTCCGGCGCGGGCGGATTGTGCACCGGCGTGTTGTAGCCGATCAGCACCATCTCCACGCCCTGCAATCCCATCACGCGATAGGTCTCGGGCCAGCGGCGGTCGTTGCAGATCGCCATGCCGATGACACCGCCGAACGCATTCGCCACGCCGAAAGACTTCCCCGGCTCGAAATAGCGCTTTTCCAGATGCTGGAACTTGCGCCACGGCTCGTGCTCGGCATGTCCCGGCAGATGCACCTTGCGGTATTTCGAGACGATACGCGCGTCCTTGTCGACGAGAATGGCGGTGTTGTAGCGGCGCACGATGCCGTCTTCGATCGTGAGCTCGGCATACCCCAGGCAGAAGCCGATGCGCAGCTCCTTCGCGAGCGCGAACAAGGCCTGCGTGTCCCGCCCCGGCATCTCGCGCTCGAAATAGAGATCGATCTCGGCCTGATCGGCCATGTACCAGCGCGGGAAGAAGGTCGTCAGCGCGAGCTCGGGATAGACGATCAGGTCGCAGCCATTGGCGTGCGCCTGTCGCATCAGCGCGCTCAGCCGCGCAACCACCGCGGTCCTCGTCTCGCTCTTGGCAATCGGGCCGAGCTGACCAATGGCGACGTTGACGAAGCGCGGCATCATTCTGTTCCTTATTTCGGAACGAACCTGTCGTTCCGTCGGCGCGCAGCTCTTGCACCGATCATGCCACGCAGCCCCGCCAGCGCAAGCATCTCATTCGCGAATGCCAGGCGCGTAGCCGAACGCCGCCGCAGGCTCGGCCGCGGTCTCGACCCACACGCTCTTCACCTGCGTGTATTCATAGAGCGCCTCGACGCCGGAGGAGCGGCCATGGCCGCTGTTGTTGTAGCCGCCGAACGGCGAAGCGACGTTGATGGTCTTGTAGGCGTTGATCCAGAACGTGCCGGCCTTGACACCAGCTGCAACGCGGTGTGCGCGCGCGACGTCGTTCGTCCAGACCGCACCGGCGAGGCCGAACTCGCTGTCATTGGCGATGGCGATCGCCTCCTCTTCGGTGTCGAAGCGGATCGCGGCGACGACGGGGCCGAACACTTCCTTCCGCGCGATGCCCATGGCGTTGGTGACGTTCTTGAGCACGGTGGGGCTGACGTAGTAGCCGCCGAACTGGGTCTCGCCATGACTGCCGGTGACGATCTCAGCCCCCTCCTCCGCGCCCTCGCGGATCAGCGACAGCACATGGTCATATTGCCTGGCGTTGTTGATCGGACCGACCTCGGTGTCAGGCGACAGCGGATTGCCGCATCTGATCTTGGCGGCGCCCTGCGCGACCAGATCGACGAAGCGGTCGTACACCGCGCTCTGCACCAGCAACCGCGAGCCGGCGACGCAGCTCTGGCCGGCGCCGCCGAAGATCGCGGCCTGCGCGCCAACCGCGGCGCGTTTCAGATCGGCGTCATCGAACACGATGTTGGCCGACTTGCCGCCGAGCTCGAGCACCGACGGCACGAGGCGCCGCGCCGCGGCTTCGCCGATCAGCCGCCCGGTCGGCACCGAGCCGACGAACACGACCTTCTTCACCGCGGGCTGCGCCAGCGCCGCCTGTCCGGTGGTGTGGCCGAAGCCGGCGAGCACGTTGACGACGCCTTTCGGCAGCCCCGCGCCTTCGGCGATCACCGCGAGCGCCAGCGAGGTCAGCGGCGTCAGCTCCGAGGGCTTGAGCAGCACCGCATTGCCCATGCTGATCGCGGGCGCGATCTGCCAGCCCGCGGTGAAGACCGGCGCATTCCACGGCGTGATCTGCAGCACCACGCCCATGGGCTCGCGGCGGGTGTAGTTGAGATGGCTCGTCGGCACCGGGATGACGTCACCGTGGAATTTGTCGGCCCAGCCTGCGTAGTACTCGAACATCTCCGCGACCTTGGCGACCTCGCCTCTGGTGTCGCGGATCGGCTTGCCCGCCGAGAGCGCTTCGAGCTGTGCGAGCGGCTCAGCATTGGCGAGGATCGCCCGCGCGATGGCCTGCATGATGCGGCCGCGGCCCGCGGCGGTTACCTTCGCCCATTCCGCCTGCCCGGCCGCTGCAGCCTGCGCCGCGGTCGCGGCGACATCGGCGCCGGCATCGGCATAGCTGAACAGCACCTTGCCGGTCGCGGGATCGTTCACGGTGACGGTCGCGCCAGTGCCGATGACGGGCTCGCCGCCGACATGCGAGCCGATGATCTCGACATCAGGCCAGAACGGCAGCGTGGCTGCGCGCAAACGGGGATCGATGAAATGGGTCATGGCACTCTCACGGCTTCGACTGAGGGCCGAGCTGCAGCTCGACGATGCGGTTGAAATCCTCGGGGTCCGCGATGCTGGCGGCGCTGTCGGCCCAGATGCGTGCGGTGTCGGCTGCGATCGGCAGCGCGAGGCCTAGCTCGCCGATGAACTGCGCCGCGAGCCTGACGTCCTTGCGCATCAGCTGCATGGTGAAGCCGGAATCGAACGCGCCGTTGAGGATCCAGTTGGGCACGTTGACGAGCGTCACGCCTGATCGTCCCGAGCCGGCGTTGAGCCCTTCGAGCAGCCGCTCGGCATCGACGCCAGCAGCATTGGCGATACGCAGCGCTTCCGCTGACGTGAGCAGATGCGCCGCGCAAAGCAGATTGTTCACGATCTTGGCGACGTTGCCGGCGCCGACGCTGCCGACATGCACGCGCCTGGCGCTCATGCGCTCCAGCACCGGCAGCACGCGCGCGAGATCGTCATCCTCGGCACCGATCACCATCGTCATCGTGCCGCTCGCCGCGCCCTTCGGCCCGCCACTGACCGGCGCATCGACGAAACCCATGCCACGGGTCTTGAGCAGCGCAGCCAGCCGGCGCGAGGTCTCGGGATGCGACGTCGAGGTATCGACGATCACGACGCCCGGCCGCGCATGGGCGAGAATGCCATCGGCGCCTTCCACAACATCAGCGACGATCTCCGCCGTCGGCAACGAGAGGATGACGATATCAGCGGCCGCGACGACCGCGCCGATGCCAGCGGCGATCGCGATGCCCTCGGCCGCCAGCGCCTCGCGCGTCGCTGCGAGCGCGTCATAACCGGTGACGGCGAAGCCCGCGCCCTTCAGCGTGAGCGCCATGCCGCGCCCCATATTGCCAAGTCCGATGATGCCGACCGCGCCCACGAGGCCTCCTGCCAGAATTGCCTCAGAAACGTAGCAGCCCGATTTCAGGGCAGACATCAGCAGTCCTCGGCGCTAGTGTTGCCCTCAGGTCAACACTCCCGGGGCGCCTCATGTCCGCGCTGCTCGATCATCACCGCCTGCACTATCTGCACGAGGCGATCCGGCTCGGCTCCCTCCGCGCCGCGGCCGAGGCGCTGGACGTCAACGCGTCGGTGATCAGCCGGCAGATCGCGCTGCTGGAAAAGGAGCTCGGGCTCACCCTGGTCGAGCGGCTGAGCAGGGGCATCCGCGCGACCGAGGCCGGCGCGCTGCTGGTCGAGCGCTTCCGGCACTGGCAGGCCGACCAGGCCGACACGGTTGCAAAACTCCGCGAGTTGCAGGGCCTCAAGCGCGGCCATGTCGACATCGTGCTCGGCGAAGGTTTCGTCAGCGACCTGATGTCCGGCCCGCTCGGCCGCTTCTGGCAACGCCATCCCGATCTCACGATGGCGTTCGATCTCGCCGGCACCAACGAGGTCGTCAACGCCGTCGCCGAGGACCGCTATCACATCGGCCTGGTGTTCAATCCCGGCGCCGACCCGCGCATCAGCATCGCCACCGCGAGCCGCCAGCCGCTCTGCGCGATCGTGCCGCCGGGTCATGTCCTGGCGCGGCTCGGCCGTCCGTTGCGGCTGCGCGAGCTCGCCGACCACCCGCTCGGCCTGATGCACCCAAGCTACGGCACCCGCCAGATCGTGGCGATGGCGGAGACCGCCGAGCGCATCGCTCTGTCACCGAAGCTCGCGACCAGCT
Protein-coding sequences here:
- a CDS encoding LysR family transcriptional regulator encodes the protein MSALLDHHRLHYLHEAIRLGSLRAAAEALDVNASVISRQIALLEKELGLTLVERLSRGIRATEAGALLVERFRHWQADQADTVAKLRELQGLKRGHVDIVLGEGFVSDLMSGPLGRFWQRHPDLTMAFDLAGTNEVVNAVAEDRYHIGLVFNPGADPRISIATASRQPLCAIVPPGHVLARLGRPLRLRELADHPLGLMHPSYGTRQIVAMAETAERIALSPKLATSSINVLRHFVKSGLGLTLLPAFSIAADLADGSLAALPIDNRQLSSSEACVITRRGRELPHAAGQLLRFLSGQMRAFTAGAADCKTPTRARR
- a CDS encoding NAD(P)-dependent oxidoreductase — protein: MGAVGIIGLGNMGRGMALTLKGAGFAVTGYDALAATREALAAEGIAIAAGIGAVVAAADIVILSLPTAEIVADVVEGADGILAHARPGVVIVDTSTSHPETSRRLAALLKTRGMGFVDAPVSGGPKGAASGTMTMVIGAEDDDLARVLPVLERMSARRVHVGSVGAGNVAKIVNNLLCAAHLLTSAEALRIANAAGVDAERLLEGLNAGSGRSGVTLVNVPNWILNGAFDSGFTMQLMRKDVRLAAQFIGELGLALPIAADTARIWADSAASIADPEDFNRIVELQLGPQSKP
- a CDS encoding aldehyde dehydrogenase family protein, yielding MTHFIDPRLRAATLPFWPDVEIIGSHVGGEPVIGTGATVTVNDPATGKVLFSYADAGADVAATAAQAAAAGQAEWAKVTAAGRGRIMQAIARAILANAEPLAQLEALSAGKPIRDTRGEVAKVAEMFEYYAGWADKFHGDVIPVPTSHLNYTRREPMGVVLQITPWNAPVFTAGWQIAPAISMGNAVLLKPSELTPLTSLALAVIAEGAGLPKGVVNVLAGFGHTTGQAALAQPAVKKVVFVGSVPTGRLIGEAAARRLVPSVLELGGKSANIVFDDADLKRAAVGAQAAIFGGAGQSCVAGSRLLVQSAVYDRFVDLVAQGAAKIRCGNPLSPDTEVGPINNARQYDHVLSLIREGAEEGAEIVTGSHGETQFGGYYVSPTVLKNVTNAMGIARKEVFGPVVAAIRFDTEEEAIAIANDSEFGLAGAVWTNDVARAHRVAAGVKAGTFWINAYKTINVASPFGGYNNSGHGRSSGVEALYEYTQVKSVWVETAAEPAAAFGYAPGIRE
- a CDS encoding N-carbamoyl-D-amino-acid hydrolase; translation: MPRFVNVAIGQLGPIAKSETRTAVVARLSALMRQAHANGCDLIVYPELALTTFFPRWYMADQAEIDLYFEREMPGRDTQALFALAKELRIGFCLGYAELTIEDGIVRRYNTAILVDKDARIVSKYRKVHLPGHAEHEPWRKFQHLEKRYFEPGKSFGVANAFGGVIGMAICNDRRWPETYRVMGLQGVEMVLIGYNTPVHNPPAPEHDDLSLFHNRLVMQSGAYQNGTWVIGVAKGGIEEGIDHIAGSCIIAPSGEIVAACATKGDEIALARCDLDLCNSYKQTIFNFDVHRQPQAYGMIVERKGTALMADGSPVQKE
- a CDS encoding ABC transporter substrate-binding protein, whose amino-acid sequence is MDRRTVLKGLAGAGGLALTGFAAPAIAQGAAARTLRFVPQANLANFDPIWGTQYVVRNAAAMVWDTLYGIDDQFVPQRQMVESEEVSSDGLTWTFKLRPGLKFHDGTPVLAKDVVASLTRWSARDPMGLMLKAIQNELTAVDDKTFKWVLKQPYPKMLFALGKGNAPCAFIMPERIAQTDPFKQMTEYVGSGPFKFAKGEWVPGAKAVFEKFTDYVPREEKPVWLAGGKKVLVDRVEWVIMPDPATAAAALQNGEVDWWENPITDLVPVLKSNKNIGVDIGDPLGNVGSFRMNHLHAPFNNVKARQAILMALSQEDYMRALVGDDNALWKPLPGFFTPDTPLYTEAGGDILKGKRDFAGAKKLLEEAGYKGEPITCVVAQDQPITKAFGDVTADLLKKLGMNVDFVATDWGTVGARRAQKTPPAQGGWHMFHTWHAGADCINPAAYTALRANGDKAWFGWPTSEPVETEITNWFAAKSLDEEKAVAARINKAAIDDVVFAPTGFFLGYTAWRKTVSGVTKGPIPLFWGVSKTA